The proteins below come from a single Malus sylvestris chromosome 3, drMalSylv7.2, whole genome shotgun sequence genomic window:
- the LOC126616458 gene encoding TIR-only protein-like — MHRSAAISLKHNLFSYQKQTQLAEQATKSCDVFLNHRGIDTKRTIVSLLYDHLSLLNLRPFLDNRTMRPGDKLFDKIDGAIRGCKVGVAVFSPNYCDSYFCLHELALIMESNKKVIPIFCDIKPSQLCVVDNGQCPPEKLQSFRLALEEARNTVGLTYSSSKGNMADVVTTAADIVINSLIEIENEKRSMQRPKTPYRL, encoded by the exons ATGCATCGTTCAGCAGCCATTAGCTTGAAACACAATCTTTTCAGCTACCAAAAGCAAACCCAATTGGCCGAACAGGCTACGAAATCTTGCGATGTGTTTCTTAACCATAGAGGAATCGACACGAAGAGAACAATCGTCTCTTTGCTTTACGACCATCTTTCTCTACTCAACTTGCGCCCTTTCTTAGATAACAGGACCATGAGACCTGGAGATAAACTGTTTGATAAAATTGATGGCGCAATAAGGGGTTGTAAGGTTGGTGTTGCTGTGTTTTCGCCTAATTATTGTGACTCCTACTTTTGCCTTCATGAACTGGCCCTAATCATGGAGTCCAATAAGAAGGTCATTCCTATATTCTGTGACATTAAGCCCTCTCAGCTTTGTGTCGTGGACAATGGGCAATGTCCGCCGGAGAAGCTACAAAGTTTTAGGTTGGCTCTTGAAGAGGCTAGGAACACCGTAGGGTTGACATACAGCTCGTCAAAAGG GAACATGGCAGATGTTGTAACAACTGCTGCAGATATTGTAATCAACAGCCTGATAGAGATTGAGAACGAAAAGCGTTCCATGCAGCGTCCCAAAACTCCATACCGTTTATAA
- the LOC126614643 gene encoding peroxidase 47-like produces MVIAKLFVVFLLMQMISGFPFRANGLSMGYYIMSCPMAELIVRNTVTRALQADPTLAAGLIRMHFHDCFIEGCDASILLDSTKDNKAEKDSPANLSLRGYEVIDDAKEELEEQCPGVVSCADIVAMASTYAVYASGGPVYDIPKGRKDGSRSKIEDTRNLPPPTLNASELITMFGQHGFTEQEMVALSGAHTLGVARCSSFKNRLSGTVDPNLDSGFAKQLAKTCSAGDNAEQPFDATRNIFDNVYFNGLQRKAGVLSSDQTLFASARTRNIVNGYAFNQALFFLDFQQAMVKMSTLDVKEGSKGEVRKDCRKIN; encoded by the exons ATGGTTATTGCTAAGCTGTTTGTAGTGTTTCTACTAATGCAAATGATTAGTGGCTTCCCATTTCGAGCAAATGGTTTGAGTATGGGCTATTACATTATGAGCTGCCCGATGGCTGAACTTATTGTCAGAAATACAGTCACCAGAGCCTTGCAAGCCGATCCAACTTTAGCAGCAGGTCTGATCAGAATGCACTTCCATGACTGCTTCATAGag GGATGTGATGCGTCAATTCTCCTGGATTCAACAAAAGATAACAAGGCTGAGAAGGACTCCCCAGCAAATTTGAGCTTGCGTGGCTATGAGGTTATAGATGATGCAAAAGAGGAACTTGAAGAACAATGCCCTGGTGTTGTCTCTTGCGCCGACATAGTTGCAATGGCTTCTACTTATGCAGTTTATGCG TCTGGGGGTCCGGTATATGACATACCCAAAGGAAGAAAGGATGGAAGTAGGTCTAAAATAGAAGACACAAGAAATCTGCCTCCACCCACCTTGAATGCCTCTGAGCTCATCACAATGTTTGGGCAACATGGATTTACTGAGCAAGAAATGGTTGCTTTATCTG GTGCTCACACACTAGGAGTAGCCAGGTGCTCCTCATTCAAAAACCGATTGAGTGGTACTGTGGATCCAAATTTAGATTCAGGCTTTGCAAAGCAACTGGCCAAAACATGCAGCGCAGGCGATAACGCGGAGCAACCCTTCGATGCAACGAGAAACATTTTTGATAATGTCTACTTCAACGGACTGCAAAGGAAGGCTGGAGTCCTGAGTTCTGATCAAACCCTATTTGCCAGTGCGAGAACTAGAAACATTGTAAACGGTTATGCCTTCAACCAAGCTTTGTTCTTCTTAGATTTTCAACAGGCGATGGTGAAAATGAGCACCCTCGATGTCAAGGAAGGTTCGAAAGGAGAAGTAAGAAAAGACTGCCGCAAAATCAACTAA